A genomic segment from Luteolibacter ambystomatis encodes:
- a CDS encoding serine/threonine protein kinase — protein MSLPSSFDAPAPETLAAHLPAYDFEVLIASDVTGAVYKARQKSLDRDVAVKFLPAERLADPKVRQAFENGARVLAKLNHPNLISVFDFGDIDGTPYVVMEFVPGKSLQRSASGKQIHPVQAAELVIGICQGLAHAHDNGVIHRDLKPANILLNQKAQPKIGDFGLADLRETGAENQAYIAPEVLSQPRAADRRSDIYSVGVILYTLLAGKEPHAGSPPPSAVCDVDAGLDHIWQRATQPNPGLRYPDCHEFAADLSEWHRMRTTGKAAVIAEAPAGPAGAPKRMPAQRVEEDELVIPAKSGSGGWLVNLILLGILGAGGYYAWQKFGQPASQADAPTQSAPAEPGKAPGSRDISKLPLPAPGAGSLPDPNGGSPFGKPVPGTDLSGPDAAGGTPGKTAQAANDPLTVKARELIADAEKERTKSLGDNVRNFFFDIDGWARSLPNKEQVSRKADVDKLKGAVRDSRVPVSVPSSHTLASVPNITKAVSRAADKQKQIDAEYATKVGRYRDLYVSKMKVSIDEATQKGEDATGLNRNLEAAAELSGWIDSLGGKLQPENPVLDEPNEYKGIFGPTTNPFGTPIK, from the coding sequence ATGAGCCTGCCTTCTTCCTTTGATGCTCCCGCGCCCGAGACCTTGGCCGCGCACCTGCCCGCGTACGATTTCGAAGTCCTGATCGCGTCCGACGTGACCGGAGCGGTTTACAAGGCCCGCCAGAAGTCCCTGGACCGCGATGTGGCGGTGAAATTCCTGCCCGCGGAGCGTCTGGCCGATCCCAAGGTGCGGCAGGCATTCGAAAACGGCGCGCGCGTGCTCGCGAAGCTCAACCACCCGAACCTGATCTCGGTATTCGACTTCGGAGACATCGACGGCACGCCGTACGTGGTCATGGAGTTCGTGCCGGGCAAGTCGCTCCAGCGTTCCGCTTCCGGAAAGCAGATCCACCCCGTCCAAGCCGCGGAACTGGTGATCGGCATCTGTCAGGGGCTGGCTCATGCCCATGACAACGGCGTGATCCACCGCGACCTGAAGCCTGCGAACATCCTGCTCAACCAGAAGGCCCAGCCGAAGATCGGTGATTTCGGTCTCGCCGACCTGCGCGAGACCGGTGCGGAAAACCAAGCGTACATTGCGCCGGAGGTGCTCAGCCAGCCCCGGGCGGCCGACCGCCGTTCGGACATCTATTCGGTTGGCGTGATTCTCTACACCCTGCTCGCAGGGAAAGAGCCGCATGCGGGCTCCCCGCCTCCCTCCGCGGTCTGTGATGTGGATGCGGGTCTCGATCACATCTGGCAGCGGGCCACGCAGCCGAATCCCGGCTTGCGCTATCCGGATTGCCACGAGTTCGCGGCCGACCTTTCCGAATGGCACCGCATGCGCACCACTGGAAAAGCCGCGGTCATCGCGGAAGCACCTGCCGGACCAGCCGGTGCGCCGAAGCGTATGCCCGCGCAGCGTGTGGAAGAGGATGAGCTGGTCATCCCCGCCAAGAGCGGCTCGGGCGGGTGGTTGGTGAATCTCATCCTACTCGGCATTCTCGGTGCCGGTGGCTATTATGCCTGGCAGAAGTTCGGGCAACCGGCCTCCCAAGCGGATGCGCCGACCCAATCCGCGCCTGCCGAACCAGGCAAGGCTCCCGGCTCAAGAGACATTTCGAAGCTTCCGCTGCCGGCTCCCGGGGCAGGCTCCCTGCCGGACCCGAATGGCGGATCTCCTTTTGGCAAGCCGGTTCCCGGGACGGACCTCTCCGGTCCGGACGCGGCCGGCGGGACTCCGGGCAAGACCGCCCAAGCCGCCAACGATCCACTGACCGTCAAGGCGCGCGAACTGATCGCGGATGCCGAGAAGGAGCGCACCAAGTCGCTGGGCGACAATGTCCGCAATTTCTTCTTCGATATTGATGGCTGGGCCCGTTCGTTGCCGAACAAGGAGCAGGTCTCCCGCAAGGCGGACGTGGACAAACTCAAGGGCGCGGTGCGCGATTCCCGCGTTCCTGTTTCCGTGCCATCCAGTCATACCCTGGCCTCCGTCCCGAACATCACCAAGGCGGTGTCCCGGGCGGCGGACAAGCAGAAGCAGATCGATGCCGAGTATGCCACCAAGGTCGGCCGCTACCGCGATCTTTATGTGAGCAAGATGAAGGTCTCCATCGATGAGGCCACCCAGAAAGGCGAGGATGCCACCGGCCTGAACCGCAATCTGGAGGCTGCTGCGGAGCTCTCCGGGTGGATCGACAGCCTCGGTGGCAAATTGCAACCGGAGAACCCGGTGCTCGATGAGCCGAACGAGTACAAAGGCATTTTTGGACCGACCACGAACCCTTTCGGCACCCCGATCAAATGA
- a CDS encoding SUMF1/EgtB/PvdO family nonheme iron enzyme, producing MDSPSDEPTLGDYRLKELLAEGPLTRTWLAEQVSVRRKVLVDELKPEAEEARESFLADVRSKAATDHPLIGSVYEAVAKDSHCFFARERLAGATLEERLHASEPLRPSVLAHVLRRVAEGNLYLESRGQATAPLDPCDIHLEDSGVVRLVNLSVAGEREPERSVEDIMGLGVNLVPLVADGHSGATRLLTLLAWMRGEGLESPITWEQVRDYSAQIEGQLVDPAAGAGPATSHLPTPKKLPVAAIVMGGALLLVGVGIGLSMMKPKPPAAPPKAPLPPAVLIPEGKHLMPDGTEATLPAFQLAAHEVTIGEYGEFLDTLALLTKDQRERTFDHESQPPEKASHIPDDWDNLSAAAKANSTWQGRLVSLDTPVIGVDWWDAAAYCEWKRGNLPTEEQWFAAMSQDVKQPSAIKPSNWLPVSAETPDRTPNGLLGMAGSVAEWTRSRSVNPANPLGEKLWVIIGGSYLKPANGALAREWIDDRAIRRPDLGFRLATDAR from the coding sequence ATGGATTCCCCTTCCGACGAACCCACCCTTGGAGACTACCGGCTGAAAGAACTTCTCGCGGAAGGCCCGCTCACCCGCACTTGGCTGGCGGAGCAAGTCTCGGTCCGCCGCAAGGTCCTCGTCGACGAACTCAAACCGGAAGCCGAAGAGGCCCGCGAGTCCTTCCTCGCAGATGTCCGATCGAAGGCGGCCACGGACCACCCTTTGATCGGATCGGTCTATGAAGCGGTGGCCAAGGACTCGCACTGCTTCTTCGCCCGCGAACGCCTGGCAGGAGCCACCTTGGAAGAACGGCTGCATGCTTCCGAACCGTTGCGCCCCTCCGTGCTCGCCCATGTGCTCCGCCGTGTGGCCGAGGGAAACCTCTATCTCGAATCCCGCGGCCAAGCCACCGCGCCGCTCGATCCCTGTGACATCCATTTGGAAGACAGCGGCGTGGTCCGGCTGGTGAATCTCTCCGTCGCCGGAGAACGCGAGCCGGAGCGCTCGGTGGAGGACATCATGGGACTGGGAGTCAATCTGGTGCCGCTGGTCGCGGACGGCCATTCCGGAGCCACCCGGCTGCTTACCCTGCTGGCGTGGATGCGCGGGGAAGGCTTGGAAAGCCCCATCACTTGGGAACAGGTCCGCGACTACTCGGCACAGATCGAAGGACAGCTCGTCGATCCTGCGGCTGGCGCCGGTCCCGCCACAAGCCACCTGCCGACACCGAAGAAACTGCCGGTGGCCGCGATAGTCATGGGTGGAGCCCTTCTTCTCGTTGGGGTGGGGATTGGTCTGTCGATGATGAAACCGAAACCTCCGGCAGCGCCGCCAAAAGCCCCGCTGCCCCCGGCCGTGCTCATTCCGGAGGGCAAGCACCTGATGCCCGATGGCACCGAGGCAACCCTGCCCGCCTTCCAACTCGCCGCCCATGAGGTAACCATCGGCGAATACGGGGAATTCCTCGACACCCTCGCGCTGCTGACAAAAGACCAGCGCGAACGCACCTTCGATCACGAAAGCCAGCCGCCGGAAAAGGCCAGCCACATCCCGGACGACTGGGACAACCTCAGCGCCGCCGCCAAGGCCAACAGCACCTGGCAGGGCCGCCTGGTCTCACTCGACACGCCCGTCATCGGCGTCGATTGGTGGGATGCCGCCGCCTATTGCGAGTGGAAGCGCGGCAACCTGCCGACCGAGGAGCAATGGTTCGCCGCCATGAGCCAGGACGTGAAGCAACCGTCCGCGATCAAACCCTCGAACTGGCTGCCGGTCAGCGCCGAAACCCCGGACCGCACGCCGAATGGCCTGCTCGGCATGGCCGGTTCCGTGGCGGAGTGGACACGCAGCCGCTCCGTCAATCCGGCCAATCCGCTCGGTGAAAAGCTCTGGGTCATCATCGGTGGCTCCTACCTGAAGCCCGCCAATGGCGCGCTCGCCCGCGAATGGATCGACGACCGCGCCATCCGCCGCCCGGACCTCGGCTTCCGTCTCGCCACCGACGCCCGCTGA
- a CDS encoding serine/threonine-protein kinase, whose protein sequence is MTEASHAPTFEAPTPEHLAELFPSYDIEGLVACGGMGAVFRAVQRALDRTVAIKILPKEFGADASFREAFQAEARAMAKLNHPNLIGVYDFGEVEGMPFIIMEYVAGGSLYEASYGRRIDPREVARIVAATCDGLAHAHEHGVLHRDIKPANILLDLQARPKIGDFGLARPIGSHEGEEETVFGTPHYTAPEVLNRPTAVDSRADIFSIGVVLHELLTGQKPADDPRLPSVICGCDIRFDAIVRSATNPMPEMRYANAGIMARELHQLEEALGRATKAVDLRSPTSLHRMPGPSNRAPGPVRRAPTAVARASYAGGKSGSKGLFTTILLLGAVVVIAWLILKTGIKVPQAPPQEPAVPTAEGGASKPAPETPGYGKRAAEQADRPKPRQQQGEESPFGSTTAPKSDP, encoded by the coding sequence ATGACTGAAGCCTCCCACGCCCCAACTTTTGAGGCCCCCACGCCCGAGCATCTCGCCGAGCTTTTTCCGAGTTATGACATCGAGGGGCTGGTGGCCTGCGGTGGCATGGGAGCCGTGTTCCGGGCCGTCCAGCGGGCGCTCGACCGGACGGTGGCGATCAAGATCCTCCCGAAGGAATTCGGTGCCGATGCCTCGTTCCGCGAAGCGTTCCAGGCGGAAGCCCGCGCGATGGCGAAGCTCAACCACCCGAATCTCATCGGGGTGTACGATTTCGGCGAGGTCGAGGGCATGCCTTTTATCATCATGGAGTATGTCGCCGGAGGATCGCTCTATGAGGCATCCTACGGCCGCCGCATCGATCCCCGCGAGGTCGCCCGCATCGTGGCGGCCACCTGCGATGGTCTGGCCCACGCCCATGAGCACGGTGTCCTGCACCGCGACATCAAACCGGCGAACATCCTGCTCGATCTCCAGGCTCGTCCGAAGATCGGGGATTTCGGTCTGGCCCGTCCCATCGGCTCCCACGAGGGAGAGGAGGAAACGGTGTTCGGCACGCCCCACTACACCGCACCGGAAGTATTGAACCGTCCGACGGCGGTGGATTCCCGCGCGGACATTTTCTCCATCGGCGTGGTGTTGCACGAACTGCTGACCGGCCAGAAGCCTGCTGACGATCCGCGGCTGCCTTCGGTGATCTGCGGCTGTGACATCCGCTTCGATGCCATCGTGCGCAGCGCCACCAATCCGATGCCGGAAATGCGCTATGCGAATGCCGGCATCATGGCTCGCGAGCTTCACCAGCTTGAGGAGGCACTGGGTCGCGCGACCAAGGCGGTCGATCTCCGTTCGCCGACTTCGCTTCACCGCATGCCCGGTCCTTCCAACCGTGCGCCGGGGCCTGTGCGTCGTGCTCCGACGGCTGTGGCACGCGCCAGCTATGCCGGTGGAAAGTCCGGCAGCAAGGGACTCTTCACCACCATCCTGCTTCTCGGTGCGGTGGTCGTGATCGCCTGGCTGATCTTGAAGACCGGCATCAAGGTGCCGCAGGCTCCGCCACAGGAACCGGCGGTACCCACTGCCGAAGGGGGTGCCTCGAAGCCTGCGCCGGAGACTCCCGGCTACGGCAAGAGAGCGGCGGAACAGGCTGACCGGCCGAAGCCGAGGCAGCAACAAGGTGAGGAATCCCCCTTTGGTTCGACCACGGCTCCGAAGTCGGACCCGTAA
- a CDS encoding globin: protein MDEQMTFEAMGEDGITRLVAAFYRRVRTDDVLGPMYPADDWEGAEERLRDFLLFRIGGISRYLENRGHPRLRMRHMPFTISERERDRWVLLMRESMDETAVPAEARLWLGPFFEQVADFLRNHPGHGG from the coding sequence GTGGACGAGCAAATGACCTTCGAGGCGATGGGGGAGGATGGCATCACGCGGCTGGTGGCGGCGTTTTACCGGCGGGTGAGGACGGACGATGTGCTGGGACCGATGTATCCGGCGGATGACTGGGAGGGGGCGGAGGAACGGCTGCGGGATTTCCTGCTGTTCCGGATCGGCGGGATCAGCCGCTACTTGGAAAACCGGGGCCATCCGCGCCTGCGGATGCGACACATGCCCTTTACCATCAGCGAGCGGGAACGGGATCGCTGGGTACTGCTGATGCGGGAATCCATGGATGAAACCGCGGTTCCTGCCGAGGCCCGGCTGTGGCTCGGCCCGTTTTTCGAGCAAGTCGCGGATTTCCTGCGCAATCATCCGGGCCACGGCGGCTGA
- a CDS encoding thiamine-phosphate kinase codes for MKKALKDLGEDALIDRLVRLVPRDPDPVTGPGDDCAVIDTGNTRALQLLKTDAMVEHVHFLPDTPPRKIGWKAAARVLSDFAAMGGTPDRFLVTIALPPSWPVARIEGIYRGFGECLARHGGFLAGGETTRVPAGSAAVISIAATGTVVPSHITLRSGGRPGDLVLVTGRLGGSIRGKHLTFTPRLEEAAWLVRHLKPTAMMDLSDGVAKDLPRLAKASGLGFQLDREAVPRTRGCTVEQALGDGEDFELLFTLPPRKWNTRTIAAWNEAFPKLPLTVIGKLSEGAEERLEGGWDHFAK; via the coding sequence GTGAAAAAAGCTCTCAAAGACCTCGGTGAAGACGCGCTGATCGACCGGCTGGTCCGGCTGGTGCCGCGCGACCCCGATCCGGTCACCGGCCCCGGCGACGATTGCGCGGTGATCGATACCGGCAACACGCGCGCGCTCCAACTGCTCAAGACCGATGCCATGGTCGAGCACGTGCATTTCCTGCCGGACACGCCACCCCGCAAAATCGGCTGGAAGGCCGCGGCGCGGGTGCTCTCCGACTTCGCCGCCATGGGCGGAACCCCGGATCGTTTTCTGGTCACCATCGCGCTTCCGCCCTCGTGGCCGGTAGCGAGGATCGAAGGGATCTATCGCGGTTTCGGCGAGTGCCTGGCACGCCACGGCGGATTCCTCGCCGGCGGCGAGACCACCCGCGTGCCCGCCGGTTCCGCCGCCGTGATTTCCATCGCCGCCACCGGCACGGTCGTGCCATCCCACATCACGCTGCGTTCCGGTGGCCGGCCCGGGGATCTGGTGCTGGTAACTGGCAGGCTCGGCGGCTCGATCCGGGGCAAGCACCTTACCTTCACCCCGCGCTTGGAAGAAGCCGCGTGGCTGGTGCGCCATCTCAAGCCAACCGCCATGATGGATCTGTCCGATGGGGTCGCCAAGGATCTGCCGCGCCTCGCGAAGGCCAGCGGGTTGGGATTCCAGCTCGACCGGGAAGCCGTCCCACGCACCCGCGGCTGCACCGTGGAGCAAGCTTTGGGCGACGGAGAGGACTTCGAATTGTTATTCACTCTGCCGCCGCGCAAGTGGAACACCCGCACCATCGCCGCGTGGAACGAAGCATTTCCCAAGCTGCCGCTGACGGTGATCGGCAAACTCAGCGAAGGTGCGGAAGAACGTTTGGAAGGCGGCTGGGATCACTTTGCCAAGTGA
- a CDS encoding tetratricopeptide repeat protein gives MAGHYTPAHRFTAFRVSCWTLGILAFAEVMSTAVALAARLDAAKEIRVVEKIVEVPKIVAVPVPTPAAAPANRTLPTIASALPEGAEPHGVLAKPPQTPVAAAPIGPAPTPVATPPIADPVVERLVTEARKARIAEDMGAAIVKLQEAASKAQDEPNVEYELGLVHEAMGVYDKASEHYENVFKMGATKAGNLYEQAAGKLRDGLQEPDIHGKLALGRTRIFKDAQYEDGERVVLTIPVQVAPGTTVGADDFSVRVLFYDTLKGKDVVPTRDTSIIKTEWASLPIDWAGGEELLRVTYIIPKQDEQDEHLFGHRAYYGQSVELNYKNELIDVQAWPRDLAARNQQALQIQQQQLQQQQPNGLPSPGDVPPEFLNKEELPRDFNPGAPLLPLPR, from the coding sequence ATGGCAGGCCACTACACTCCCGCACACCGCTTCACGGCCTTCCGTGTCTCGTGCTGGACGCTCGGCATCCTGGCGTTCGCGGAGGTGATGAGCACCGCCGTGGCATTGGCCGCCCGCCTCGACGCCGCGAAGGAAATCCGCGTGGTCGAAAAGATCGTGGAGGTGCCGAAGATCGTAGCCGTGCCAGTCCCGACACCCGCCGCAGCTCCCGCCAACCGCACGCTGCCGACCATCGCCTCGGCCCTGCCGGAGGGTGCGGAACCCCACGGCGTGCTGGCCAAGCCCCCCCAAACCCCGGTGGCAGCCGCCCCAATCGGTCCGGCCCCCACTCCGGTGGCCACGCCGCCGATCGCAGATCCGGTGGTCGAGCGTCTGGTCACGGAAGCCCGCAAGGCCCGCATCGCCGAAGACATGGGGGCCGCCATCGTGAAGCTCCAGGAAGCCGCCTCCAAAGCCCAGGACGAACCGAACGTGGAATACGAACTGGGCCTCGTCCATGAAGCCATGGGCGTCTATGACAAGGCCTCCGAGCACTACGAGAATGTCTTCAAAATGGGCGCCACCAAGGCCGGCAACCTCTATGAACAAGCTGCGGGCAAACTGCGCGACGGCCTCCAGGAACCGGATATCCATGGCAAGCTGGCGCTCGGCCGGACCCGCATCTTCAAGGACGCCCAATACGAAGATGGCGAGCGCGTGGTGCTCACCATCCCCGTGCAGGTGGCGCCCGGCACCACGGTGGGCGCGGACGATTTCTCCGTGCGCGTCCTCTTTTACGACACGCTGAAGGGCAAGGACGTCGTTCCCACCCGCGACACCAGCATCATCAAGACCGAGTGGGCCAGCCTGCCGATCGACTGGGCCGGTGGCGAGGAACTGCTGCGCGTGACCTACATCATTCCGAAACAGGACGAACAGGATGAACACCTCTTCGGCCACCGCGCGTATTACGGCCAATCCGTGGAGCTGAACTACAAGAACGAGCTCATCGACGTGCAAGCCTGGCCGCGCGACCTCGCCGCCCGCAACCAGCAGGCCCTCCAGATCCAGCAGCAACAACTGCAACAGCAGCAGCCGAACGGCCTGCCCAGCCCCGGCGATGTCCCCCCCGAATTCCTCAACAAGGAGGAGCTTCCCCGTGACTTCAATCCCGGAGCGCCCCTGCTGCCCCTTCCCCGCTGA
- a CDS encoding CPBP family intramembrane glutamic endopeptidase, with translation MPVLPSNPYRQILARRFPEPFIALLAFVLGVWIWDHYFGPKAGYEPGSDQIALVKFDRDVRLAEAMSGDSPWLRKLVGVQPPEEVKRKGIEALQLLARDKSLGTDGVEALVIAIAERDRLPMLETLRQTAAGLQGADFPQPYEALVGKMLAGDGRWWERSLARTYAPERPTAAGLDDAIVVFDRGSAVLRQRAIIGRCAVWLMVCVGTLFLPAALPRLAGLRKWEGGGYASRWSASLGIVVFLVSTLAWIGFTLSMRAGLAAVRDVPNWMILALDTAMRLLPAAIAIGWLFRRPGHAARVLGLNRPPVWSVVFGGFALVGWVNELLLPWLKRFSPPDPTGGLGFGEEGLWGLTFAVVSACLVAPVAEELLYRGVLFRSLANRMGVWGAALLSAFVFALVHFYDLYGLASVATFGFTCAIAYAATRNLPTAILLHLLYNTAVKLPEWLVYHSNLH, from the coding sequence ATGCCGGTACTTCCCTCGAATCCCTACCGGCAGATCCTCGCCCGGCGATTTCCCGAGCCGTTCATTGCCTTGCTGGCATTCGTGCTCGGGGTGTGGATTTGGGATCATTACTTCGGTCCGAAGGCGGGCTACGAACCGGGTTCCGACCAGATCGCGCTGGTGAAGTTCGACCGCGATGTGCGCCTTGCGGAGGCCATGTCCGGGGACTCGCCGTGGCTGCGGAAATTGGTGGGAGTACAGCCGCCGGAAGAGGTGAAGCGGAAAGGTATCGAGGCCCTGCAACTGCTGGCCCGTGACAAGAGCCTGGGTACGGATGGCGTGGAGGCCCTCGTCATCGCCATCGCCGAGCGGGACCGGCTGCCGATGCTGGAAACCCTGCGCCAGACTGCGGCCGGACTGCAGGGGGCGGATTTTCCGCAACCCTATGAAGCCTTGGTTGGGAAGATGCTGGCCGGAGATGGCCGCTGGTGGGAGAGATCACTGGCGCGCACCTATGCCCCGGAGCGTCCGACCGCCGCGGGTCTGGATGATGCGATCGTGGTATTCGACCGGGGCTCGGCGGTGCTGCGGCAGCGGGCCATCATCGGCCGCTGCGCCGTCTGGCTGATGGTATGTGTCGGAACGTTGTTCCTGCCAGCCGCTCTGCCGCGTCTGGCAGGTCTGCGGAAGTGGGAAGGCGGCGGCTACGCCAGCCGCTGGAGCGCCTCGCTGGGAATCGTAGTCTTTCTCGTCTCCACGCTGGCTTGGATCGGGTTCACCTTGTCGATGCGGGCCGGACTCGCGGCGGTGAGGGACGTGCCGAACTGGATGATTCTGGCCCTGGATACCGCCATGCGTCTGCTGCCAGCCGCCATCGCGATTGGCTGGCTGTTCCGCCGTCCGGGGCACGCGGCGCGGGTGTTGGGCCTGAACCGGCCGCCGGTGTGGTCGGTGGTATTCGGCGGGTTTGCCTTGGTCGGGTGGGTGAACGAGCTGTTGCTGCCCTGGCTCAAGCGTTTTTCACCCCCCGATCCCACGGGCGGGTTGGGATTCGGCGAGGAAGGGCTGTGGGGATTGACCTTTGCGGTGGTGTCGGCGTGCCTGGTGGCCCCGGTGGCGGAGGAGTTGCTGTATCGCGGCGTGTTGTTCCGCTCGCTGGCGAACCGGATGGGAGTCTGGGGTGCCGCGCTGCTTTCGGCCTTTGTGTTCGCCCTTGTCCATTTCTACGATCTGTACGGGCTTGCGAGTGTGGCGACCTTCGGCTTCACCTGCGCCATCGCATACGCGGCTACCCGCAACCTTCCCACGGCGATCCTGTTGCACCTTCTGTACAACACCGCGGTGAAACTGCCGGAGTGGCTGGTGTATCACTCGAACCTCCATTGA
- a CDS encoding DUF1003 domain-containing protein, with translation MENENSAGAGISSTRQNHFRFHLPHAHLAATFGNDWFGLRAESFARFFGTPTFLIGQTVIVGIWILVNLVGWVQFDVYPFILLNLAFSLQAAYAAPLILLAQTRQAERDKANAEADAQHREELAHISAERQATAAEQTAHLLELMRRNTELTELTKQLSERIEGLTEEVHRHITASEERPGL, from the coding sequence ATGGAAAATGAAAATTCCGCGGGAGCAGGCATCTCTTCCACCAGGCAGAACCATTTCCGGTTCCACCTGCCGCACGCGCATCTGGCGGCCACGTTCGGGAACGATTGGTTCGGATTGAGGGCCGAGTCGTTCGCTCGGTTTTTCGGGACACCGACGTTTTTGATCGGCCAGACCGTGATCGTGGGGATCTGGATTCTGGTCAACCTGGTGGGCTGGGTCCAGTTCGACGTCTATCCGTTCATCCTGTTGAACCTGGCCTTCAGTTTGCAGGCGGCGTATGCGGCGCCGCTGATCCTGCTGGCGCAGACGCGGCAGGCGGAGCGGGACAAGGCGAATGCGGAGGCGGATGCGCAGCACCGGGAGGAGCTGGCGCACATTTCCGCCGAGAGGCAGGCGACCGCGGCGGAGCAGACGGCCCATCTGCTTGAGTTGATGCGGCGGAACACCGAACTCACGGAGCTGACCAAGCAACTCAGCGAGCGCATCGAGGGGCTCACGGAGGAGGTACACCGCCACATTACGGCATCGGAAGAGCGGCCGGGATTGTAG
- a CDS encoding type II CAAX endopeptidase family protein: MSDLLALAAANPIPVQIVKGSFLAAMGVAAIGAGIHALLRRDLPGEEPIVVIEPPAITPPPFPVEPTANPSPYSPPAGMSPEAVAAMTRPGEDLHRIASPGVTTRWYHRVDLIVAGFLFLFFFFQAVATASMPPGSEVKYTPEALIGAMVFQFGLAGIVIAVMFGRVRPAPWLGLRWPKWPAALLIGPGCVLLMWALMFALDRAGYMKWSESLGGGAQDTVKLLKESKDPVILGLMALIAVVVAPLCEEIIFRGYLYPVAKRFAGAWPAAIFSALVFGAAHGNLTALLPLFLLALLLVWLYEKTGSLWSTIAVHFCFNGATVLIQFIVRYYNIPVDPGM, from the coding sequence GTGTCCGACCTGCTCGCCCTCGCCGCCGCCAACCCCATCCCGGTCCAGATCGTGAAAGGGAGCTTTCTGGCAGCCATGGGGGTCGCCGCGATCGGTGCCGGCATCCACGCCTTGCTGCGCCGGGACCTTCCGGGGGAAGAACCCATCGTGGTCATCGAGCCACCCGCCATCACGCCGCCACCTTTCCCGGTCGAGCCCACGGCAAATCCTTCCCCCTACTCGCCGCCAGCGGGCATGAGTCCGGAAGCGGTCGCCGCGATGACCCGGCCGGGCGAAGACCTGCATCGGATAGCCTCTCCGGGGGTGACCACCCGCTGGTATCACCGGGTGGACCTGATCGTGGCCGGATTCCTGTTCCTGTTCTTTTTCTTCCAAGCCGTGGCCACCGCCAGCATGCCTCCCGGCAGCGAGGTGAAATACACACCGGAAGCCCTGATCGGCGCGATGGTGTTCCAGTTCGGCCTCGCCGGCATCGTCATCGCCGTGATGTTCGGGCGCGTGCGGCCGGCTCCCTGGCTAGGCCTCCGCTGGCCGAAGTGGCCGGCGGCGCTGCTGATCGGTCCCGGCTGTGTCCTGCTGATGTGGGCGCTCATGTTCGCACTGGATCGCGCGGGCTACATGAAGTGGTCGGAATCCCTGGGCGGCGGCGCCCAGGACACGGTCAAGTTGCTGAAGGAAAGCAAGGATCCGGTGATCCTCGGTCTGATGGCCTTGATCGCTGTGGTCGTTGCGCCGCTGTGTGAAGAGATCATTTTCCGCGGCTATTTGTATCCGGTGGCAAAGCGGTTTGCGGGAGCCTGGCCGGCCGCCATCTTCAGCGCCCTCGTGTTCGGAGCCGCCCACGGTAATCTCACCGCCTTGCTGCCGCTGTTCCTTCTCGCACTGCTGCTGGTGTGGCTCTACGAAAAGACGGGCTCGCTGTGGTCCACCATCGCCGTGCATTTCTGCTTCAATGGCGCGACGGTGCTGATCCAGTTCATCGTCCGCTATTACAATATCCCCGTGGATCCCGGGATGTGA